A DNA window from Engystomops pustulosus chromosome 6, aEngPut4.maternal, whole genome shotgun sequence contains the following coding sequences:
- the LOC140065883 gene encoding claudin-8-like — translation MICCLIHILGILFGAIGMILTWIVTLMPYWRLVVLAENNGLVIEGGRIDGEWISRWDGLWLTCLKQFRINMECNNYGSMVSLTADLKAARIFMSFAVAMSLLAFIFSIIGIILIQCCGGCNDGGRERHCFTLTAGLLYLLSTILVLIPVIWTTINIAQRSYDASFTRGAVRIEIGQALLLAWPNIAFLLLGGLVLTFLCCWCSLSSCCSRDPCIKQAGCKPIPVKEERESCSPRMEYL, via the coding sequence ATGATCTGCTGCCTCATCCATATTCTTGGCATCCTCTTTGGGGCCATTGGTATGATCCTCACTTGGATTGTCACCCTCATGCCTTACTGGAGGTTGGTTGTCTTAGCCGAGAACAACGGCCTGGTCATCGAAGGAGGTCGCATTGACGGAGAGTGGATCAGTCGCTGGGACGGTCTATGGCTCACGTGTCTGAAGCAGTTCCGAATTAATATGGAATGTAACAACTACGGCTCCATGGTGTCCCTTACTGCTGACCTGAAAGCTGCCAGGATATTCATGAGCTTTGCCGTTGCTATGTCTTTACTGGCCTTCATATTCTCCATCATCGGCATAATTCTCATCCAGTGCTGCGGTGGCTGCAACGATGGTGGAAGGGAACGTCATTGCTTCACCCTGACCGCCGGACTCCTGTACCTCCTCAGCACCATCCTCGTCCTCATCCCTGTCATCTGGACCACAATCAACATCGCCCAACGTTCCTATGACGCTTCATTCACCAGGGGGGCAGTGCGCATCGAGATAGGACAAGCCCTGTTACTAGCATGGCCCAATATCGCCTTCCTCCTCTTAGGGGGTCTTGTATTGACCTTTCTCTGCTGCTGGTGCTCCCTGAGCTCCTGCTGTTCCAGAGACCCCTGCATCAAACAGGCCGGGTGCAAACCCATCCCGGTCAAAGAGGAGCGAGAAAGCTGCAGCCCCCGCATGGAGTATCTATGA